From the Hordeum vulgare subsp. vulgare chromosome 1H, MorexV3_pseudomolecules_assembly, whole genome shotgun sequence genome, the window AATGGTGAACTCAGTAACAAATTTGACTTCATATTCCTGTCGTTTCAACTCATTCTTCGTGATCCTTCCTATTTTGTTCCTTGTGCCACTTTTGAGCACTAATAAATCAGAACCCATATTATATATCCACATGTTTCTTATAGTTCCCTTCAAATACAATTTGATATATTAGTATCACTTCTCGACTGTATTTGATTTTGTGTCATGGATGCAATGGATTATCTAGTGTATCTAAAAATTAACTATTAAATCATCATTACAGAACATGTTcactcatactccctccgttcctaaatataagtcttttttaaaGGTTTTACTAAGGAactacgtacggatgtatatggacatactttagagtgttggtttactcattttgcttcgtatgcagTCTTTTAGTTAAAttccttaaaagacttatatttaggaacagagggagagtACTATTTGATGTCTTAACTAGGAAAAGACCGCCATCATAGATGAAAAATGACTTGAATATGTGCACCACCACTGCATACTACCAACAACGCCCgtcctttatgtgatgtgtagagTAGCGGATTGGATCGTGCTGGTCCTACCTCATAGGAAACTACCTATAGATATCGGTTCAAGCGCTAGTGATCTGTCTTTTACTCTCTGCTTTTCAAAAGAGGTTCGTAAACTAAGGCAAAATCAATAGGTTCCACCACAAAAGCTTTGAATTGTCAATTTATCTTCATTATCCTTTTGAATTGTGATGTTGTTACatatatacatgttgttgatctAAGTATAAGATCACGTGCAAGGGTTCGTTGGTTGCTAGGGCGGTAAAAAAGTTGAAAGTACTTTGGTCATTTCTAAAGCGGAGGCTCAAATTGCCAGCAACCGTCTGGACTATTGGCAGACCTTGACTTTGAGCAAGGGGTGCCAACCTTAGAGCAATTTCAATAGGTCGATTCAAACGGACGATAATTTTATTCGTTTTTCATTCGTTTGAATCATCCATCAACCTGTCCGTGTCCGTTTTTTAAATAAATCAGCACATGCATTCAACGGTAAGCAAGTGAGTAGCAACAATGTGACAATAAAGGGAGCATCATTTGGTTTCCTCGTTAGATTACAACGCTAGGCAAGGCTAGCCTTGCCGATCGAGGCTAGCCGATTTGGCTCGCTCGCTTGCTCAACCATGTAAAAAGCTGAAAAACGCTGATAACGATTCAAGCTAACTCATAAACCAAATCCGTGGCTTGCTTGTTGGGCCAGGCTAAGCAAGCACTTGCCGGATAACCAAACGCTCCTATAATAATGGCAGAAAGATGGGTGTGGGTTGGTCAGCGAATTAAATAAGCAGGCAGAGGTGGCTGGGTGACTGTGTGATAAGTGGGTCAGGCCGATTATATGCGGACACCGAGAGGGCGCGCAAGCGTCCGACCCATTTCAGTCTTAAATTTGAGCCCGAAATGGATCGTTGCGGACGCGTTTTAGCAATGAATCCGTACATTGGGTCATTAATTTTGTCCGTACGAATCTAGACGAACGGCCGCGGACGAGATGAATCGCCTCATTGAAATTGCTCTAATGTCATCTTCAACACTGATCCGTAAACTGGATATCCCATTCGCTCAGTCCGCCGAGGTTGATGTAGGAACCGACCATTCAAAACTATCCGCAATTTACGGAGTGTTGGAGATGGCATTACTGCTGCTAGCTCCGTGATGTGATGTGGCTGGCGCCACTGCAATCGGGAACTCAGGGCAGACACCGTATCTTGAACCTTAGACAATGGATATATGCGCCGGCGTGCGTGTAAAGCTTCACGATGCAGTCATCGTCTTTCTTTTTGTCCTCCTTTTCTTTTCTGATACAGTTTTATCCAAAGAACTAGTATATCCTCATGATCAGATATATGCGTCGTCACTAACCACGACCACATGGTTCCGATCGTTGCTTTATTAACGCATAAAGGAAAATTTACTTTTGTGGTACAACGCAACAGCCTGTGTCGACACTACACGAGGCCTCCATCGACCCCTCTTGCTGCTTGGAAGCCGCGTTGGTCTTTGACTGTAGGTTCGTAGTGTAGGGTGGCAACGGAAAAAGATGGCCGAAATGTGATTTTATTTTCACATGGGCTCATCGTTGTGTAAAATGGATTTTTCTCGCCAGCCGTGAGTGCTCGTGAGTGATGGCGGGTCCAGCCGTCATTGGCGATGCGTCGTCAGCGTCGGTTCCTCGTCCATCCCGCAAGCTTATAAAACGGCTTGCTGAGGACTAGGAGCCTTATCTGTGCAAAACCGATGCGTTCGATCAGAAGCTACATAATCATCGAAGAAGAGCTACGTAAGCTGCACAAGAGCAGCAGAGGCGTACGTGTTTAATCAACTGTCAGGTCGCGTCCGCATCAACTCATCAAGGACCAATGGAGTCTGTGGGAGGATCGTTCCACATGACGAGGAGCATTGGCACCGGGAAGAGGATGGACTGGAAGAACGGCGGCAGGTCGTGGCGGCAGGCGCCGGCGCCGGTGCGTCAGCTGTTCTGGAGGGTGAGGCGCACCGTGCTGCGGCCGAAGCGCCGCGACCTGAGCTTCGGGTACAACCTCAAGAGCTACTCCCAGAACTTCGACGACGGCCTCGTCCCTGCCCACCACCTCTAGGTTCTAGCGACAcccgcagggtcgtcttctttttcttcttctcagtTTTACTCGCTGCCCGGCCAGACCACGGCTCGTGGATGGAGAGTTCAGAGTGGCGCCACCTTGTGATTTGCTACTCTAGGTCGCGAGCGTAGTTGTATTAGTATTAGACAGTACTGTTCCTACTAGTTTTGAAAGTCTGAAAGTAGCAATGAAACAACACAGTGTATATATTTACTTCTATcaaagctcatttgagctcgggaggAGAATGACACCTTCCAATATTCTATATATACTTATACGTATTTACAATAAGGACCTGCATAACATTTTTTGTGCTACCCTTTCATGACAACGAGATCCAAAgaaaaactaagggatattaagtccTCCTTTAAATAAAGAACCGAAACAAATCATTAAAACATTATAAATACATGTACTCATCGTACTACAGTCATCACCGGAGATGATCCCAACTTCTATCACTTCAGGGTCTacgaatcataacacataatagatgTATATGACTTACAAGAAATGATTTAAAACAATCTCATATTTATGGAAGTAAGGTAGCTTCAGATCAGAAATCATGACACTCACGCCCTAATGACAAAAATTAAGCATAACACAGtcatagcaatatcaatctcagtagtggatactagggatcaagaccTAACAAATTGACCCGATTACATGAAAAATCCCATCCAAATCCATCACAGTCTAGCAAGCCTATGAAGGAAGTACTCACTTCCGGTGGTGAGCatgatggaattgttgatggagaagggttgatgatgacgacgacgacgaatccccctctccggagccccagatggctccagatcagccctcccgaggaagaataaGAGCCGACGACGGCTTCGTCTAGTAAAATGCGAGGAAAGTTTCACCTCAGTTTTTTCTGTCCACGAGACGATACTTATGGAGTTGGAATTAGGTCAACTAGaggtccgagggccccacaatctTGCATGGCGCGCCTTGGGGGCTGGGCGCACCACATGAGCTCGTCGCTTCGTGGTGGCTCCCCCTTCGGTAGTTTTCttcaccaatattttttatatactttGGAAATAATCTTCGCCAATTTTCAGCTCAATCCGAGAActattatttctacacaaaaacaacatcttGGTAGTTCTATTGAAAAAAAAACGCCActtcgagtgaatttcattgatcaaatcatgcaaattagagtccaaaacaagagcaaaagtgtttgaaaaagtatgtttgggacgtatcaactcccccaagcttaactcatgattgtccttaagcaattcagttgacaaactaaaatttATAAAGAAtttttttacaaactcttttatcCTTGTTGTTGTATATAATCTTAACTAGTATTCGAGTTTTCAACAAAGAATTTGAACTAACCATATGAATGATAACATTTAGATCTCAtatctactcatatcaataacttaACCAACTAAAGACCAATAATAAGATATCGTGGACACCAATACTTTATCAAAACAGTCCTAATATAATATGATAACATGGTATCTCATTAGCCCTTCTtgagacagcaaaacataaatgcggagcaccACTAAAGTTCAAGGAGCAACTAAACTTTGTAATTAAGGGTACAAGAGATCCAATCATATTTTGAGAAAAGGAGGATTCCCTCCGGCCTTAGAATCAATACGATGCATGCAGCCGCTTTATTGATTAAATAAATTAAAAGTTCAGCGGTTCCGAATAAGCTCTAAAGGAGCAGCAAAATAATCCAAAAATAAACCAAAAGATGCCACAACCGGCTGACATACGCATAgatgcactactagggaaaaccttatacacagaacattagcagtagcgctggataaaaGAGGGCGATGCTGCTACATATCAGTAGCGCACGTGTACTAGAGTCGCTATTGCTAAATACTTAACATTAGCGTTCTTTTAATAAACACGCTACTACTAATATTGCCCCACCATTGCCGACAGGCTAAATTTATCCCAAAGAAGTAGTATATCttcatgatgagatatatgtgtcGTCACTAACCACAACCACATGGTTCCAATCGTTGCTTTATTAACGTATAAAGGAAAAGTTACTTTTGTGGTACAACTCTGGCAGCTTGGAAGCCGTGTTGGTCTTTGACTGTAGGTTTGTAGCGTAGGGTGGCAACGGAAAAAGATGCCCAAAATGTGATTTTATTTTCACATGGGCTCACCGTTGTGTAAAGTGGATTTTTCTCGCCAGCCGTGAGTGCGCGTGAGTGATGACGGGCCCGACCGTCGTTGGCGATGCGTCGTCAGCGTCGGAGCCTCGTCCATCTCGCAAGCTTATAAAACGGTTGTCGAGGAGCCTCATGTGTGCAAAACCGGTGCTTTCGATCAGAAGCTACAAAATCATTGAAGAAGAGTTGCGTAAGCTGCACAAGAGCAGTAGAGCTGTACGTGTTCAATCAACTGTCAGGTCGCGTCCGCATCAACTTACTGAAAAAGGCTTTCGTTCCGTTTTATAAGTAAAATAAACCGTCAGATCATAACATACGACACATGTTTAACACATGCACACGCACGCACATAAGTAGCATAAGACACCGGTAAAAAGTTCCGTTAAGGGCACAACTCAACAAACCCTAAGAAATACACACACCCACATCCAAACCCGACAGCGGGAGGATGCCAAAGCCACGTGAGGCTAATCTGAAAATAAGTAGCGATGTATGTCAAGAAATTGTAGGGGAGACGATAAACGCGGCTagcgggagaggaggaggaggagcagagtaTGCTCCTCAACTACTTGCTCCTGCGACCTCCGCTCTTCGCTCTTTGCTCTGAGCTCTCCGTCGGTGGCCACTCCGGTCCTGGCGTCCACCTCAGCTCACAGCACCTTCGCTGCCCCCACCCCTCTCACCCTACTGGACATCATGGCTTTGGCGAACCTCAGCTTCGATCAAGGACATGATTTTGCTAATGAAGTCTGGAACAAATGCGGGCATCCCAATCAACTTAGAAGAAGATACAAATATGGAAGAATTCCTCATGGTTGCTCAGTTCATGTGATCTCAAATTCGTCTCACTCGGTCCTCGGTTAGTACTattcttctcgcatgttttgaagGAAGAGCATCCCTTTATAAAGTCTCATTGCTTCAAAATTGGTCTTTCAAGTTCTTAGTTTCTTCCAGGGAAGTGGGTTTCTCTATTATCAAAGCAGGTAATATTGCTCTTCCATTGCTCAATATGAATTTCCTTCTCTGGGTAATGGAGGCCCAAATTCAAGTTGGGAACTTGATCCTTGCAAAAAAACATCTCAAAGAAAAGGAGGATGAATGGACCCATGTTTTTCGTCATCATCCGATGAAATCCTACCTCCAAGCTCTTAGATCTCCTAGAATCTATCAGAGGCACACAAATGAGATGCAACATTCTCGGCATGTTCATCACGGTCAATGAATGATGCAGTTATCTGCGGGCAATTATGGCATTCAAGAGGGCAACCACAATTCACAGCCCATTAATGGTCATCGTGCgggatttcaacattttcaaagtcatTCACACTATTGTGTCCGCTATCTTAGCACGCGTCATTCTCGGCCCAAGTGCATGAGCCGGATAAAATGGCATGCTTATAAAGGTTGGGGCCATATTGCCAGGGATTGCAAGCCCAAGCCCACTTACCAACCTAAGTCCACTGGGGCGATTGGATTTCCAAGACAAGATTCCTCGATTCTCGCAACTAGTATGGAAAGTGTTGTCAATCCGCGCGTCCATTCTGGTTGCTCAGCTCCTTCTCCCTTGGGGCCATCCTGTGCTAGTATCCATTATTCCGCCTCCGGCTTTCCGGTATCTCATCACCTTCGCTCTGCTGCCATTACCTCGTCCAACGTTGTTCCACCTCTAGCGATGGCGTCCTTTCCATTTAACCCCACTACATTCATCCCACCAAACCATCAGGCTATTGCTGTCGAGGGACGACCATCTAGGGTTCGTGTTCTCTGAGAAGCAGCACCCCCAATGCATGAGGAATGGGCGATTGCTACCATCATCTCGATGCCTAACCTCCAAGTGCAGTTCAACACCATTCGCGAGGTACTCTCTGATTTCTTGACACACAGAAGAATGGGATTTTCTAAAATTACTCCTTGCCTGTTCGGTCAGGCATATGTGAAGCTCAATAATGTTTTCGACCGTGATTATCTGGTCTCTGAGGAGtctcatcttttcacagatgtACTGTCATCTATGAAAAGCACAACAAGGGTATGAACTgtagaaaactagaactaaacagGGAGGCTTGGCTTCTGCTCTTTGGTTTCCCTTTCGATCGTCGTAATATTCAGGAGATTAATGATGCAGTGAGCAAGTTTAGGAAAATTGTGATGTGGGACAGAGTGAGGAGCACTAAGGCCAATCTGATGCTTAAGGTTAAAGTTGAGGAGCTAAGTGATATCCCGAGTAGCATTGTCTTCGGAGATGGAACAAATCTAGATTCACTCACTGTACCTGTGGTTATTCTGCAACATGAGGTTCTGGGAGTAGAACCACAGGATGAAGACCCAATACATCCTTTTGGAAACCCACATCCCATTCCTCTGCAAGCAAACTATCACCCAACTCAGCACAACCACTTTGTTGGCCCTTTACAACACCATGAACATGAAGTGGGGCATGCAGAAGAGGGCTTACATGCAGATGAGGTGCAACCCTAGTAGATTACAGACCTAAATCTTTAGCTAGCACTAAATCAAAATGATATAATAGAAGTAGAAGCAGAGGCTGACAATGAAGAAGAGGACATGGACATGTCTCGCTGGGGACACTGGGCCATGCCACAAGCTGATTTAGAGATACAACCAGGAGAATTCATGGAATTAAATGAACTGATGGAACCGTTGGAAGAGAATATACAAAATCCAGTTGATATGGTCAATAGCAGCATTACTCTCTCTTTGGGGATCTCTTCTAATGGTCGTAACACTGCTTCCTCTGCTAATGGGCCTTCGACGCTAAGATTACTAGATTTGAATattgaagatgggccagaggatcAGGCCCAACAACCCGAGCTTCCACTTATAGTCAGTGATATTGCACCCACACAACCCATTGATGATCATAGTGATATTCTCATGAATCTACACTACAGTGTCCCACCGGCAGACTCTAAGGAAGATCCTATGCAACTTGAATTTCTTGCAAGCTTGCCATCTCCAGTCACTCCCTGACACACAGCTTTCATCTTTGATCAATACAGTAGTACTGCATCTCTCAAAGTCCCGTTGATTAATAAGACAGTTACTGATTTGGAAATGTCAAGGGAAGACAACCAGGCTGCAACTCCTCTCAGACAAGTTATTTACACTGATCCAGTTCAAGCCAGATAGAGTACCTCTGTCATCATGGTGGACATGATCATAAGGGACAATCAAACTGCTGACATGGCAACTGATTTTCTAGAAGCGCTTCAAATTCTAATATGTCTGCTCCACCAGGTTTCACTTTCCCTGCTTATATTAATGAGCCTCACACAATCAATGCAGGTATGGCTCTGACAAGTAACTAGCCAATTGATCCAGTACTCCTAGAAAGGCCCAATGGACTTGGAAAATAAGTTGAGTACCTGGGACC encodes:
- the LOC123409406 gene encoding uncharacterized protein LOC123409406; the protein is MESVGGSFHMTRSIGTGKRMDWKNGGRSWRQAPAPVRQLFWRVRRTVLRPKRRDLSFGYNLKSYSQNFDDGLVPAHHL